A segment of the Candida albicans SC5314 chromosome 2, complete sequence genome:
GAAATGATATTCCCCAACGAGTCGTACTTGACTTTGCTTTCTATCATCTCGTTGCCAAGTGAAtcatatttctttttttgtattatatTACCCAAATTGTCGTATTCTATATCACTTTCACTATCAACTGCGTCTTCCTCGTTACTATCACTGTCATGCTCAGTATTATCTTCTTGTCTGTTGACATTCCCCATCATCCACACATCTTCGTTATGTGCTTggttctttctttctttggcCTCCTGTTCTATTTTTTCTAACCACTGCTCCTGTGCCTTGGTAATACTCTCCGAGTCGGTACACTGCTGATACAACTCTATCAACTcttcattgatttttaGGAACGTCAAACCCCAAGAGAAATtcagtaataataattccGCCCAATCTGTATGTCCCACTATTGCAAAACATGCAGCTAAAGCCTCGACACAGTTTAATCTCCACGGACGACCATAGTTAACAGGATTTGCTGCCACTAAATAAGGTAATAATCTTTCGTTTTTTCCACCTATCTTATTGAATGGGATTTCATCTAGTCTTGCCCATGAACATTCGACAACTGCAGCCCCATTGGTTTCGACAATCTCTTTATCATTAGGGCATACGATAGATTTACCATTAGGACTGACGACTATTCCCTGGAACTTTTGTCCAACTCTAAGATTCTTGATCAACCCTAATCGTTCTAATTTCTTACCACTACATCTTTTGGGGTCACAATGATCAAAATCCCACATTGCTAATTTAGCAGGAAAGGAAGTTGACGGTTTAGACGTGGTTGATGACGCCGAAATCTCTTGTCTTCCTTTACGTATATGATGCTGTTTTGACTTGTGGCCATTTGATGTACGGGATTTGGAAGATCTTTCGTCGTTAGTTTTATTCTTTCCTTTGGCCATAATGTATGAAATATTCAGCGGACGGCTAGTTTGGTAGTATTGTGTTTGCGGTTTATCGATTTGATTGtcttcatatttttttttttcaaaaactatcaaatttttttttggccCTGTCATCTCGCACAAGAAACATGGAATTTCAATACAATAATTACTTtcattaaacaaaaaaaaaaaacctaaaatacaaatattaGAAACTATACACTTTatatcaaaaaatattattaaaaacaaagtaGATGctttataataaattaaaaagaataacAAATACCAAAGTTTGTAAAATCAGTAGACACAATTCAACAAACATGGGAAAACGAactgaaatcaaattaacaTCATCAAGTAAAAAGGAATAACACCCAACACGATCAAAAGAAAGCATGCTGTTGCTTTAgaaatcttcatcaaagGTAAAAGCATCGGCTTCTTTGTTTTCGGTCTTGGCCATAACACCAGCTTTTTGATAGTCTGAAActcttttttcaaagaaatTGGTCTTACCAGCCAAGGAAATGTTTTCCATGAAATCGAATGGATTAGTAACATTGTATACTTTCTTGTTACCTAAAGCCAACAACAATCTATCAGCGACGAATTCAATGTATTGACACATCAAGTTACAGTTCATACCCAACAATGACACTGGAAGAGCATCAGTAAagtattctttttcaacatcaacagCTTCAGTAATAATTCTTTCGACAATCTCTGGAGATGGTCTATTCTGCAAATGAGCAAATAACAAACAGGCAAAGTCGGTGTGTAAACCTTCATCTCtacaaatcaattcatttgaGAAAGTCAAGCCTGGCATCAAACCTCTCTTTTTCAACCAGAAAATAGAAGCAAATGAACCACTGAAGAAGATACCTTCAACAGCAGCAAAAGCTACTAATCTTTCACCATATAAGGCTTCATCATCTTGAATCCATTTGATAGCCCAGTCAGCTTTCTTTTGAATACATGGAATATTGGCAATGGCATTGAACAAGTAATCAGCCTCTTGGGGATCTTTGATATATgtttcaatcaataaagAATAGGTTTCTGAATGAATGTTTTCCATCATGATTTGAAAACCATAGAATGATTTGGCTTCAGGAAGTTGAACTTCAGTTgagaaattttcaattaaattttcaCCAACAATACCATCGGAAGCGGCAAAAAATGCCAATACTCtagaaataaaatatctttcattttcatttaatttgttgttcCAGTCATCCAAATCTTTactcaaatcaatttcttcagcAGTCCAGAAGGAAGCTTCAGCCTTCTTGTAAAAGTTCCAAATTTCATGGTATCTGATTGGGAACATCACATAACGACGTTTGTTTTCAACCAATAATGGTTCTTCAGCTTCTAATTGCTTCAATTTGTGTCTGTGGACTTTGTGTTTAGCCAAAAAGTCTTGATGTTTTTTGAGACTGTCATCCTTTTCTTCAGTTGCTTTGTCAGTGGATGCAACGGCTTGTTTGACTTCGTGAATGGTTTGAGCttcatcttttaatttGGCATCAGCAGCTAATTTATCAGTCAAGGATTTACCTTTCATGTTTGACATGTCTAAGTCGGAAATTTTACCAGTTAAACCTTTAGTTGGAGTTTCTTGTACGGACATTATGAGATGGATGTTATTAAGTTGTGTTAATCTTTAAAGACAGAtgataaagataaagaataataaagaagaaaagaagagagaaaaaaaaaggaagaatTCCTTGAAATAATTTGGAAGAGGGAATGTTCAGtgatatttatattctttttgaaatacTTTCGTTTCGTTTCGTGATCTTTTTTTGCTTAATAGTGtgtgtgaaaaaaaaaaaaaacttacCTTCTAATCAAAGCTTTAATCAATGAAGCAGTAGTAGCATAatttgggttttttttttcgaacGTCGGCAGCTTTTCAGGCTTTGTGTATTATTTCAAGCAgatgtaataataatatctaCAATTAAGAATGGCATTTTGTAACTCATTTTGTGCTAAGGTGACTTTTTCAGAAAGGGAGAAGGGGAAGGAGAAATAGTGATGAGGTGAGGACAATTTgactaaaagaaaagaaaaatgaattgcCAATGCTATTGTGaccaatttcttcttccagTACACGACACGTATTGTAATTTTCACATCTATTCATTTTCCCACTACGcgtctttttttttataaatccCGATCTTGGATATTTTGAACTTGTCCTAAAAAGGCAGTCTGTCAATGAGTAAAATTACTAATCACGTCTGAAAACTCATTTCAGTTTATActttgaatttcaaaaaagaaaacccTAATTACATAGTTGAACTCatttttgctttttctttttgacACGATGGGTCTAATTCCAATTGGATGTGGttgttatcaattgaaaagaacCATGAGTTATACTCTACATAAccaaatataatattatACATAGTAGTCTCTTCTTAGCAGAGcaatgaatgaaaaaaaaaccacgACGCGCTATTgtcaaaaattcaatagCCAGCAAATATATACGTGTCGTGTCTTTTGGTTCAAGGACGTGTTTTGTACATGAAACTAATCTAGTCGTCATTTTAATGTTTTGTGTAAtgtttctctttttcattttgcaATTCTATTCCTTTTAGGGTTGgttcttgttgttattgctcccaagaaataaacaattctATCCTTTTACAACAAAGGGTATTTCCTGATCGGAAATACATCATTATCGAAACATGTACAAAGATCGATTAGATAAGTTTGACCGAACTGGGGTTATACCAATTCATTGGCTGGAATATTGCTATCGTCGCGTCAAGCAAGCAAGCAAGCAAATTGAAGACAGAACAACATGTCTTGCGATTATTGATAGTGGACtctgaaattgaaatagacccacaccaacaataaaaatggATACATGAAAAATTGTATATATTATAACCATATCTATAATCATAATGTAACGTGCTATGACTACAAGACaccatatatatatgtatatataaacaagaattgttCAAGCAACAGTATCCTCCGATTCCTCCTAAAAACCTACTGATAAACATCATAAAGTCCTCAAAAACACCTTATACAACAATCTTTGGTAGTGGCTCGTAAGGAGATCCATCTTCAGCAAAACTTATTGGGCTTGAAATCCCGGGTGGTggtgtttcaatttttccgCCAAACTCAATTGAATCGCTCAAGCTCGGtaaatcatcttcaaaCTTGCCAAACTTGAAAACTGGAGATGTAATTTCACCGTAatccaaatccaaattcTCGTACAATTTAGCTATATCACCATGACCACGATAACCTTTGGTGTTCGATGattgtaattgttttatttcatGAGCAATGATTTCTGGCCATTCAAACCAATTTGAGCCaatcttgaaattttgaGCAAAAGCTCTCTCTGCATCCTTGTTGGACAAATATTGATAGTGTGGCAATGAAGGTAATCCAAACAACATTGAGGCTGTATCTGATTTGTCACTGATTAATCGCTTAGGACGGCCATACAACTTGAATGCGTCAACAATAGGGATAAAGTTACGAATCATGGTTTCAACTGCTGTGACACCAGGGTGCAGACTGGGCATAATGTACACAGAATTGGttaaaacaaaactttCTGTGTgctttttgaaaaaactaGAGTTTGTCCTCTTGTGGCTCAGTGGAGTTTGACTTGGGTTAGCTGGCGACTTACCTAAGTTAGACAAGGAACGGTTTCTTGTATGTccatttgtttgtttgggCGATAATGAAGTCGActgattgaaaaatgagCTTGTCGAATGTAAAGAACTTGACCGAGAACGGTTTTTTGGAGTATTGGGAGCTTGGTTAGAAAGTGATGAAAGTGAGCTATTGGAATCAGAACGAGAAACGCCGTGATTTTTGGCAATGAGCTTTCTTGGATCAAGCTGTTCATCACTATTGTGAGGGAACAAGTATTCATAATTTTTGTTCACGTAGATTTCTCCTGCAGCTCGCATGATTGAGTTGAAGTCAATCATGCTCGATTGTTCTGGATAAACGTTGAAAACCCCAGCCAAATCGGAAATATAGGCAATGAGATTCTTTTTCTGCAATTTTTTGTCCGATGGATAAAACTCTATTCTACCAACATGACCTTTATCCCCTGGCAACACCGCCATGTACACCTTGATCCATTTAGTGGATACTTCGGGTAATCTAATATGGCACCATTCGTATTGTGGGAATCTCTTTTTATTGCCCAACAAGACATGAATATCCAGTAATTTGGATCCCTTGGAAGATAAAAGAACAGCAGTAAATGCTTCGTTTAACTTCACATACTCAAATTTGGAAAGAATGATTGCACTCATCCATTGGTCAAACGATTTTTTGTCGTGGAACTGTACTGCTACCGATGCATCCTCGCGATAATCTTGGTAGATCTTTATTTGTAAACCAGAAACAACCTCGATATGtgcatcaattaaattgatatatttTGGTTTGAACTCATTCCCTTCCTCTAAAGTGTATTCATCGGTCAGTGGTCTCCAAATAGCCAACTCATTTCCCGATAATTTTGCCTCAACTTCCAACCAAACTCTTTCTGAACCAATGACACCGGGGATCTGCAACGAACCAATGCAGTAAGTTCTTAACTTCTGAGCATTGATTAAAGTTACGATAGGATGGAATTCTGGAGATAATGATTCCGTTTGAATCTTGTTTTGAAGCAATAATGATCTCCCAGTGACTGAATGTgatgaataaattgaatcagCGTCTTCGTTGGAGAAAATTCGACTTTGTCGAACAAATGAAGAAGGTGTTGTCTTTATTCGATCCGATAAGGTTCGTCTGTGCAAACCAGTTTCATTATATGAAGATGACTCTGATGCTTGGTTAGATGAAACTGTGGTGTTAATTTTTGGGAGGGTAATGCCTGGTTTGCTATCGTCGATACTGCTGTCATTACTCTTATCACTATTAGCCAAAAATCCTACTGGAGATGGGATTGTAAAATCTTTAGTAGGGAGTGGTGGAGGAGACGGGGTTGTAAATGCAGGAGCATTTTCATTTAGTGTAGCTGGAGGTTGAGCCAAGGGAGATCTAACTCTGCGATATATTGGCAGCGCTGGAGGAGTATTTCCTAacattttgaattattattgataaagatAGATATGATTGAAGATTTAAAACCTGAAAGAAATaagataaaataaaataaaataaaaggGACCAGCCagtaaataaaatataaggTTATTATCTCAACTTTATATatgtaataatttttttaatttttctgtcactaaagaaaaaataattaaatttccAGGGATATATATCTTTAATTAAGAAATCGGTTCTTTTCTAATTCTGGGTTCTGGGTTCTCTCTTTTcggttcttttttttttattttttgttttccttcttcttcttcttgtctTTTTCGGCTTGAGTGAAGGTAACTGTGGGTGTGTGAGTGTGTGAGCAGTGGAAGcagaataaataaaaagtaGGCGATGTGGGATGTCCGGCAAAAGTTTCACCGCaaaaaagttaaattatCCTTGGCgtataaaaatataatggGGACCCaagaaaaagttaaattaaattgaaaaataatctCTTGGATGTACTTAATTTGTAATCGTAATCGTACAGTGTATTTCGAAGATAAAATTAGTTTTTAATCTCTGTCAGATAAAAATGGTAATGATaacaattattgatataCCAAAGTTGAACAGTGAAGATATAATCTTATAcagaataaaaatatagaaaaactaaaaagaCAAGAGAGACGGCAATATGAATTTAAAAGTAGGAAAATGATTCAACTATTTATAGAAGAGTAACCACAGTTTTAcaaatttttaatcaaatttggcCTTGGATTTTGAATCTAAGTTGCGATAATCCTCGTTTGATATCTGCGGCATTGATTGCGCCGCAAACCGGAGAGCAAAGAAATTTcagagaagaaaaaaaaaataaaagctCATCgataaatgaaatgaaattctTGGTTTGGGATATATAATTATGGAAACGAAGACATGAATTCTGTCTCGcatttcattgattgaaatttcaaaattatgaGAATCTACTTACTCGTAATCAATGTAGGTCctataataaaataaaaataactTTAATTTGAAGCAgatataattcaaatggTGTGATGTTTTGACGataacaaccaaaaaaaaaaagatagCAGCAAAAACTTCCGAATTTCAACAGAAGCTTAAGTGATGTCGACTAAATTTTTTGCTTGTGGTGGGTTTTAGTCACTTGACAACGGACAGTTGGTACCTGTTACTAATTTTTCTCTGGTACGAGCACGCTGCaggttttattttattttctaaaCGGATTTTTAAACAATGGCCAATTTCTAGATAACTAACTACCCACGGGAACGATATATAAACTACACATACCGATTCGTTATAATTGTTAAGCTTAGCAAAATCAGGGACCATCTTCTACTCTTCTCTTAAGACATTACCACTAAGGTAGCTTGCGTTTATCACTGCCAAGTTGTATGCTTAGTATGGGCGATATGATTAGTAGTTGCTTGCTTGTTTTATTCTTGCTTTCGTCCCCGCTAACTTTCCTACATCTTTCAAACACAGTTTCTTCACAGAGTCTGCAAATTCTATCAATGCATCTAAGAATATTATTTGCAAGATGAGAAGCATCACACTGCCACAATTTTTCAGAATCAAGCTTTTTGGGACCAgcaatattttcaaaagttACAAAAGCCTTTTCTCAATATGTTGAGAATATAAACTTCCTCCTTGGTGTCAATGATTTCCGGTTCTTACATCCCTACTccttttttgtttccaaTTACTTTGTTAAGCCTCTACATCAACAGACTCAAACATTGATATACATGCAAGAAAATAAGAATAAACTCATTACATCATTGTAGGGAGATTTTGTTAGTTTATTTTCTAAACTTTAATTGCTCAAAACTTTAGTTGGAAAATAGGATAAACGGTAATAGCACATTACCCTTGCTGTTTACTATTTCTAGTCGTTTGTTTTTAGTTTGCGTTTTCtttagttttcaatttcaactaGCACAGCCTTGTTGAAATCGGGTTGTTATATGTATGAACACTCCTATAATTTACATACCATTATGGCGTGGACTGCATCTTTGATTCTAAAAGAATCTGGTAAGCTGAACGAGATGGATTGTGACGTCATAATCTTAGTATAGATTAATACATAACTACATTTCCTAAAACTATATGGATCAATGATTTTGGCTAACATTATTAGATGCAAAATATTCgtttcaaattataaagTTTTTTGCGACTGAAATAATATAGTCTAGAACTGTAAACCAACCAAGTCATTACCACTTTTGGTACGACAACATGATTGTTGATAACAGCAACGACTGATTCGCACATATTCAAACTTGCTTAGTTTTGCTCTCGCTTACATCACACCAAGAGAGTGTGTGcgaaagacaaaaaaaataaacgCATTCTCATCATTTTGACCCTTCTGTAGATCATTTTCCGCTTATTCATGTgaccacaacaacagagTCTACATGacatattttttaaacGACATCCGACCACCTTCTCCAAATGATATTACTCCATCGTTCACTTTATTGACTAAAGAATTGTTTGACAAGCTTGACGGGGTTAGAAAAGAGAGTCTTGGTGATTTTCGAACTGTCACTGAGAAGAAAGcattcattatcaaaacttTTATAAATACATTTCGAACACACATTGGCAATGATATATACCCTTCAGCAAAACTAATATTCCCGGAAAAGTCGGGAAGAATATATTTTATCAAAGAAGTTGCATTGGCTCGTCTTTTGATTAAAATGTACAAAATCCCCAAGGAATCGGAAGACTATATCACATTACACGATTGGAACAAACTGTATCAAAGGTCACGAAGGTTTTCCATTGATGAGAAAAAGATACGTGATTTGCCATTGCAAGCATCAAGGATTATTTCCAAAAGGAGGCCAATTGTGGATAAACTCGAGGAATATACTGTACCGCAAATTAACTCTTCTTTAGATCAATTGGCATTGGAAAAGGTGTCTCAGGGTCAGATAGATATTCTTAAACCACTATTTGATAATCTAAGTATACCAGAAGTAAGATGGCTTATTCATATACTACTTAATAAATCGATCTTAACTAGCATGGagagattttttttcaacactTGGCACCCGGATGGATATAGAGTGTTTAGCATATGCAATGACTTACAAAAGACATtacaattttcaacaaatccCGATTTGAGACTAGACCCTCTGCAGTTAGCTATACATCCTTGTTTCAAGTTTAAACCACAGTTGTCAGAAAGATTAACAACCAGTTATAAAACCCTTGTGAAAAAGTTACAAAGAAAGCATGAAATGGATCCTCCATATGAGAAAAAATTCCAAGAGTTAGGAttggaaaataaattttacATCGAAGAGAAAATGGATGGTGATCGTATGCTTCTTCATAAGGATGGTGATAGCTTCAAGTTTTTTTCACGACGCTTGAAGGATTACTCTTATTTATACGGAGAAAGTTTCCAGTTTGGTGCCCTCACTAAATTTTTGGCCCATGCTTTTGCCGGAAATATACAATCTGTGATTTTAGACGGCGAAATGGTGGCCTATGATTATGAGCGTAATGTCATCCTTCCATTTGGAACTTTAAAATCACTGGCAATTCAAGAAAGTGTCCGACAGTTTACAACCATCGATCAGTATGAACAACAGACAGCATATCCATTTTTCCTTGTGTTTGacattttgtttttaaacGGGAAAGATTTAACTAATTATCCGTTATTCTTCCGCAAAAACATCTTGAACCGAATTCTTAGACCAATACCAAACAGATTTGAAGTTTTAGATACACGGCTAGGTTCTTCTCTGGAAGATATCGAAAGAGCAATCAGAGAAGTTGTCAGTAGTCGATGTGAGGGTTTAGTATTGAAGAATGTACAGCTGAAGTATGAAATTGATGGGTTCAGAAACCCAGATTGGATAAAAGTCAAACCAGAGtatttagaaaaatttggTGAAAATTTAGATCTTGTGGTGATTGGCAAATCTCCAGCCATAAAAAACTCCTATATGTGCGGATTGAAAAGTGTAACTGATGGCGTTTATTATAGTTTTTGCACCTGTGCCAATGGTATAGAAATTGAGGAGTTTGATAAGATCGAAAGACTCACTCATGGAAAGTGGATTAAAACAGATGTGTCAATGCCTCCCGAACTGTTGATCAAATTTGGAACTAAAATTCCCACTTTTTGGATTCATCCGAGTGATTCGTTAGTTTTGGAAATCAGAGCTCGTTCAATTGACACTCGAGCAGGCACCCTGTATGCTGTGGGGTCAACTTTACATAACAATCATTGTCGAAAAATAAGAGAAGACAAATCTATTGATGAATGTGTGACATTACAGGAGTACACGCATATCAAGGCAAATTATatcaatgatttaaataaagCACAAACTGCATTGGGGAAGAAACGTGAACCTGTGTACTCATTAGATAATGAgctgaaattgaaaaaagtcAAAGTTGAATCTGATTTGTTTAGTGGGATAGAGTTTTTGATTATGAGTGATAAAAGAGAGGCTGACGGCGAAGTTACAACCATCGAAGAAATGAAAGCAATGGTTAAACAGTATGGTGGAAAAATTGTCAATTCTGTTGATCTTGCAACAAACTACCAAATAATGGTGATTACTGAACGAGAACTTCCTGTATCCAGTCAATATCTAAGTAAAGGAATTGATTTGGTGAAACCAATCTGGATATATGAATGCATTAAAAGAGGATGTGTTCTTCAACTAGAACcatattttatatttgcCAGTAAAAATTGGGATAATTTTAACCATATGGTTGATCAATATGGAGACTCATACATCATACACCATCCCTTGAACATTGTTGTTCCCAAACTTTCTGAAAGTGAACTTGAAGACCTTCGTAATGGATTTGATTGGGGTGATCTTAAACCTTGGATCTACTTGTTCAAAGGTTTGTCATTTTACGTGTGTGGGAATAACTTGAGTGCTCGATTTTTAAAGGAAAGAATTGAGAGATTCAGTGGAGACTTGTCGAAACATTTTATCGAATGTTGCTACATAGTAATCCCTGATAACCATTCCAGACCACTAATGCTTCGTGAAATTGATAAGATGTCAAACCAAATTTCTCGCGAAATGgttattgataaaaatggTGGGTCTTCGAGAATTCCACATTTTGTTACTGAGGCATTCGTTCAGGCTTCAATCAAGATGAATTATATTCCCGATCCTGACGATTACAAGTTTAGGTGATGTTGTATTTATATGTGTTTGTGG
Coding sequences within it:
- a CDS encoding ribosome biogenesis protein TSR3 (Ortholog(s) have role in maturation of SSU-rRNA and cytoplasm, nucleus localization), whose amino-acid sequence is MAKGKNKTNDERSSKSRTSNGHKSKQHHIRKGRQEISASSTTSKPSTSFPAKLAMWDFDHCDPKRCSGKKLERLGLIKNLRVGQKFQGIVVSPNGKSIVCPNDKEIVETNGAAVVECSWARLDEIPFNKIGGKNERLLPYLVAANPVNYGRPWRLNCVEALAACFAIVGHTDWAELLLSNFSWGLTFLKINEELIELYQQCTDSESITKAQEQWLEKIEQEAKERKNQAHNEDVWMMGNVNRQEDNTEHDSDSNEEDAVDSESDIEYDNLGNIIQKKKYDSLGNEMIESKVKYDSLGNIISGEEGSSEEDNDEVSTNKEDNNTVYDNLGNVVTNESITKHMNSLSI
- the RNR21 gene encoding ribonucleotide-diphosphate reductase subunit (Ribonucleoside-diphosphate reductase; regulated by tyrosol and cell density; ciclopirox olamine, fluconazole or flucytosine induced; regulated by Sef1, Sfu1, and Hap43), which encodes MSVQETPTKGLTGKISDLDMSNMKGKSLTDKLAADAKLKDEAQTIHEVKQAVASTDKATEEKDDSLKKHQDFLAKHKVHRHKLKQLEAEEPLLVENKRRYVMFPIRYHEIWNFYKKAEASFWTAEEIDLSKDLDDWNNKLNENERYFISRVLAFFAASDGIVGENLIENFSTEVQLPEAKSFYGFQIMMENIHSETYSLLIETYIKDPQEADYLFNAIANIPCIQKKADWAIKWIQDDEALYGERLVAFAAVEGIFFSGSFASIFWLKKRGLMPGLTFSNELICRDEGLHTDFACLLFAHLQNRPSPEIVERIITEAVDVEKEYFTDALPVSLLGMNCNLMCQYIEFVADRLLLALGNKKVYNVTNPFDFMENISLAGKTNFFEKRVSDYQKAGVMAKTENKEADAFTFDEDF
- a CDS encoding uncharacterized protein (Ortholog(s) have cytoplasm localization), whose amino-acid sequence is MLGNTPPASPIYRRVRSPLAQPPATLNENAPAFTTPSPPPLPTKDFTIPSPVGFLANSDKSNDSSIDDSKPGITLPKINTTVSSNQASESSSYNETGLHRRTLSDRIKTTPSSFVRQSRIFSNEDADSIYSSHSVTGRSLLLQNKIQTESLSPEFHPIVTLINAQKLRTYCIGSLQIPGVIGSERVWLEVEAKLSGNELAIWRPSTDEYTLEEGNEFKPKYINLIDAHIEVVSGLQIKIYQDYREDASVAVQFHDKKSFDQWMSAIILSKFEYVKLNEAFTAVLLSSKGSKLSDIHVLLGNKKRFPQYEWCHIRLPEVSTKWIKVYMAVLPGDKGHVGRIEFYPSDKKLQKKNLIAYISDLAGVFNVYPEQSSMIDFNSIMRAAGEIYVNKNYEYLFPHNSDEQLDPRKLIAKNHGVSRSDSNSSLSSLSNQAPNTPKNRSRSSSLHSTSSFFNQSTSLSPKQTNGHTRNRSLSNLGKSPANPSQTPSSHKRTNSSFFKKHTESFVLTNSVYIMPSSHPGVTAVETMIRNFIPIVDAFKLYGRPKRLISDKSDTASMLFGLPSLPHYQYLSNKDAERAFAQNFKIGSNWFEWPEIIAHEIKQLQSSNTKGYRGHGDIAKLYENLDLDYGEITSPVFKFGKFEDDLPSLSDSIEFGGKIETPPPGISSPISFAEDGSPYEPLPKIVV
- the LIG4 gene encoding DNA ligase (ATP) (DNA ligase; mRNA detected in yeast-form and pseudohyphal cells, induced upon hyphal induction; suppresses S. cerevisiae ime1-1 mutant IME2 transcription defect; required for wild-type filamentous growth and wild-type pathogenesis) translates to MTYFLNDIRPPSPNDITPSFTLLTKELFDKLDGVRKESLGDFRTVTEKKAFIIKTFINTFRTHIGNDIYPSAKLIFPEKSGRIYFIKEVALARLLIKMYKIPKESEDYITLHDWNKSYQRSRRFSIDEKKIRDLPLQASRIISKRRPIVDKLEEYTVPQINSSLDQLALEKVSQGQIDILKPLFDNLSIPEVRWLIHILLNKSILTSMERFFFNTWHPDGYRVFSICNDLQKTLQFSTNPDLRLDPSQLAIHPCFKFKPQLSERLTTSYKTLVKKLQRKHEMDPPYEKKFQELGLENKFYIEEKMDGDRMLLHKDGDSFKFFSRRLKDYSYLYGESFQFGALTKFLAHAFAGNIQSVILDGEMVAYDYERNVILPFGTLKSSAIQESVRQFTTIDQYEQQTAYPFFLVFDILFLNGKDLTNYPLFFRKNILNRILRPIPNRFEVLDTRLGSSSEDIERAIREVVSSRCEGLVLKNVQSKYEIDGFRNPDWIKVKPEYLEKFGENLDLVVIGKSPAIKNSYMCGLKSVTDGVYYSFCTCANGIEIEEFDKIERLTHGKWIKTDVSMPPESLIKFGTKIPTFWIHPSDSLVLEIRARSIDTRAGTSYAVGSTLHNNHCRKIREDKSIDECVTLQEYTHIKANYINDLNKAQTALGKKREPVYSLDNESKLKKVKVESDLFSGIEFLIMSDKREADGEVTTIEEMKAMVKQYGGKIVNSVDLATNYQIMVITERELPVSSQYLSKGIDLVKPIWIYECIKRGCVLQLEPYFIFASKNWDNFNHMVDQYGDSYIIHHPLNIVVPKLSESELEDLRNGFDWGDLKPWIYLFKGLSFYVCGNNLSARFLKERIERFSGDLSKHFIECCYIVIPDNHSRPLMLREIDKMSNQISREMVIDKNGGSSRIPHFVTEAFVQASIKMNYIPDPDDYKFR